In Mycolicibacterium gadium, the genomic window TGGTGGGGTCGGCAGATGCTGATCTGGGGCGTCCATGTGCACGTGGGCATCTCGTCGGCGCACAAGGTGATGGCGATCAACACCTCGCTGCTCAACCACTACCCGCATCTGCTGGCGCTGTCCGCATCGTCGCCGTTCTGGGATGGTGAGGACACCGGCTACGCCTCCAACCGCGCGATGATGTTCCAGCAGTTGCCGACGGCCGGGCTGCCATTCCACTTCCAGACGTGGCGGGAGTGGGAAGGCTTCGTTCACGATCAGAAGAAGACCGGCATCATCGACCACATGAACGAGATCCGTTGGGACATTCGGCCGTCGCCGCACATCGGAACGGTGGAGGTGCGGGTGTTCGACGGCGTCTCCAACATCCGTGAGTTGAGCGCGCTGGTGGCATTGACTCACTGTCTTGTCGTCGACCTCGACCATCGTCTGGACGCGGGCGAACGGCTGCCCACGATGCCGCCGTGGCACGTACAGGAAAACAAGTGGCGCGCAGCCCGTTACGGCCTGGACGCGGTGATCATCCTCGACGAAGACAGCAACGAGCGGCTGGTGACCGACGATCTCGACGACCTGCTGAATCGACTCGAGCCGGTCGCGGCCTCGTTGAACTGCGCCGACGAACTCCGGCTGGTCTCCGACATCTGCACCTCGGGCGGGTCTTATCAACGGCAACGGCGGGTCGCCGAGGAGCATGACGGCGACCTGCGTGCGGTGGTCGACGCGCTCGTCGCCGAACTGGACATCTGAGGATGCTCGTCACGCCCATGTTCCCGCTGCAGGTGGCGATGCTGCCCGGCGAGGAACTGCCGTTGCGGATTTTTGAACCTCGTTACGCAGCACTGGTTTCGGACTGCCTGACGACGGATGATCCGGCGTTCGGCGTCGTGTTGATCTCGGCGGGCCGAGAGGTAGGCGGCGGTGACATGCGCAGCGACGTCGGTGCCATGGCACGCATCACGGAGGCCGCCGACCTCGGCGACGGCCGCTATCGCTTGCGCTGTGTGATGGCCGAGCGGATCCGGGTGGTCGAGTGGCAACCCGACAACCCGTATCCGCGCGCGGCGGTGGAGGAGTGGCCCGACGAACCGGGTGAGGCCGTCGACGTGGACGCGATCAGGGACATCGAGGACCGCATGGTCGCGCTGTTCGAGCGGATCGCCCAGGCGCGTGGAGCACAGGTGGTGGCGCGGGACATCGTCGCCGGCGCGGACGCGTCCGGGGATGCCGCAATGTGGATGTACGCGTTGGCATCCCGTCTACCCATGGGACAGGCCGACCGCTACGCCGTGCTGGCCGCGCCCACTGCCGCCGCGCGGGTAGCCGCGCTCAGCGAAGCCGTGGACACCGTTACCGCCATGGTCGAATTCCAGCTCTCCGAGTAGGTTTCGGCTAGCCCCGCACGCCCTCGACGAACGTGGTTCGGGGTGTGATGTCCTCGGTGGGCGGGCGGCGGTAACGCAGCATCAGCGCGTCGGCTTCCTCCGACGACACCCGCCAGCCGTGATCCATCAGCCAGTCGGCGACGTCGGCGCGGTCCTCGACGCCGATCCGGCTGCCCGGCGCGCTGAGTTCGTGAATGCGCTCGAACAACAGGTCCTGACCTTCGGCGGGCAGGTCGGGCAGCAGGCCCTCGGCAATCCACGCCGTCGGTTCCTGCGGGTCGAAACCCGCGTCGCGCAGGGCTTTCGGCCAGTCCTGGCGCAAATCGATCGGCACGGGGACGTAGCGCGCGGCCGGGCGATCGTCAATCAGCGTCTCGGCCTTGAAGGCGAGCACCTTCGGCTGATCGATCTCGAAGACGACGCTGTCGTCCGCCCACGGCAGCCGCCATGCCCTGGCATCGAGCCCGGCCGCGAGGATGACGGCCTGCACGACGCCGTGCGCATTGGCGGCGATGAAGAAGTCGTCGAACCACTTGGTGCGCGAGGCGGCGTAGTTCGAGATCGCCCGGATCCGTTCGACCATGTGCGACGGCGGCAGCTGCCAGCCGCGAGCCATCGCGGCATCGACGAGGCGCTGGGCATACGAGTCGGTGAACAGCGGACAACTGGTGGAGGCTTCCTGCGCCCGGGCCCATGCCACACCGAGCGCGGTGGCGCCGACACTGTCGGTGATGTCCCAGCTGTCGTCGTCAGTTCTTGCCATTGCCACCATTCTCGGGTTCGGCGAACTCGTACAGCTCGTCCTTGGTCAGCAGGTCGTCGCGAACGTTCTGTTCCCGGTAGGCCAGCTGGCCAACCCGGTTGGCCACCACCGGTGCGGTGATCACGGTGAACAAGCCGGTGAGGACGAGCATGCCGACGTCGATGTTGCCGCTCAACCGGATCGCAGCGCCGGAGAGCACCAACAGCAGTCCGAGCACCTGCGGTTTGGACGCCGCGTGCATGCGAGTCAACGTGTCCGGGAAGCGGACGACACCCATGGCCGCGGTCAGGGCCAGCGCGGAGCCGCCGAGGATGAGCACCGCGACCGCGATGTCGACCACGTTCATCGTTCTCCCCTTGTGATGCCCGAGTTGTCGATGTCCGGCACCCGGAATCTGGCGACGCTCACCGAGCCGACGAAGGTGATCAACGCCAACGCTGCCATGCCGTACGTCACCGTCGTGTCGAGGCTGAACGCAGCCCAGGTGCCGATGCCGCACATCGTCACGGCGACAAGGGTGTCCAGCGCCACCAGCCGATCGAGTGTGCTCGGGCCTGCGAGCAACCGGATCATCGTGACGCCTGCCGCGGCCGTCAGCATCACCGCTGCGGCGATCCAGACGTAATTCATGTGCTCTCCTTGCTCGGTGCAGGCCGCCAGTCGTTTTCGCGCTCGAATGCCCGCACCAGCAGCCGCTCGACCTTGCTGACCTGGCGATAGAACCGGGCCAGCGACCGCTCGTTGCCGACGTCGATCACGTGCATGTAGAGCATGCGCCTGCTCTGGTCGATCTCCAGCACGATCGAACCCGGAATCAAGTTGAAGATGTTGACGGCCAACGCAAGCACGAGATCGGACTTCACCGCGAGGTGGGCACGCAGGACCGCCGACAGCGGCGGCGGCCCGGGCCTGATGGCCAGGAACGCGATCTGCAGCGACGACAGCACCAGGTAGTAGCCGACGGTGAGGATCAGCCGCACAAGGGACAGCGGGTGCACCCTGCCCTCGACGGGCACCGCGGGCAGCGGCAGCAGCAGCGTGATGACCAGCGCGACGAGCAGGCCCGAGAGGACATTGGCCGCAGAGAACGTGCCCCACAACAGAATCCACACCAGGATCAGCCAGCACACCACCCAGACGCGGAGCAGGACGTTTCTCATTTGCCCAACACCGCCGAGATGTACTGGCCGGGGTCGAGGACCTCTTCGGCGGCCCGCTCGCAATAGGCAAAGAACGGCCCGGCGAGCAGTGTCATCGACAACCCGACCGCGATCAGCGCACCTGTCGGCACCAGCATGCCCACCGGCATCCTTCCGACATCGTCGCGGTTGATGAACTCGACGTCCTCGGAGTCGTCGAGCAGTGCGGCGGGCGCGGCCGCCGCCAGATGTCCTTCCGGTGCGTCCACCCGGGACCGCCAGAAGGCCTTTGTCCACACCCGCACGATGACGTAGAGCGTGAGCAGGCTGGTGACCACGCCGCCGCCGACGAGAATCCAGGCCAGCGCGGACCCGTTCTGCGCGCCGGCCTCCAGCAGTGCCACCTTGCCGATGAACCCCGAAAACGGCGGTATGCCACCGAGGTTCAGGGCGGGCACCACAAATACGAAAGCCAGGATCGGGCTGGCGGCAGCGAGTCCGCCGAGGCGCTGCAGTGTCGACGCACCGGCCTGGCGTTCGATCAGACCGACGACGAGGAACAGTGTCGTCTGCACCACGATGTGGTGGGCCACGTAATAGATCGCTCCGGCCATGCCGAGTTCGCTCGACAGCGCGATACCGAACACCATGTAGCCGATGTGGCTGACCAACGTGAACGACAACAACCGCTTGATGTCGCTCTGCGCGATCGCGCCGAGGATACCGACGATCATGGTCAGCAGCGCCGCCACGAGCAGCATTGGATCGAGCCCGCCGCCGGGAAACAGCAGCGAATGTGCGCGGATGATCGCGTACACACCGACTTTCGTCAGCAGACCGGCGAACACCGCCGTGACGGGTGCGGGTGCGGTCGGGTAGGAGTCCGGCAGCCACGCCGACAGCGGAAAGACGGCCGCCTTGATCCCGAACGCCACGAGCAGGACCGCGAACAGCGCGGTGCGGGTGCCCGACGGTACGTGTTCGAGTCGCACGGCCAACTCGGCCAGGTTCAGCGTTCCGGTGGTGGCGTAGATGAGCGCGATGCCGAACAGGAACACCAGCGACGAGACCATCGACACCATCACGTACGAGATGCCTGCGCGAACACGGTCCTTGCTAGCTCCGATCGTCAACAGCACGAAGCTCGCGGCGAGCAGCACTTCGAACCCGACGAACAGGTTGAACAGGTCGCCGGCCAGAAACGCGGTGCACACGCCCGCCGACAGCACGAGGTAGGTGGGCAGGAAGATCGACACCGGCTGGCGTTCGTCGCCGTCGCGGATGCCCTGTCCGATGGCGTAGAACACGACGGCAAGCAGCACAATCGCCGACACCAGCAGCATCAGCGCCGACAACCGGTCGACGACGAGGGTGATGCCGAGCGGTCCCAGCCCGGCTTCCGTCGGTCCCCAGCCGCCGACCTGCAACGCGAGGGTGCCGTCGCGGTCAGCGAGGTACAGCAGGACCGCGCATACGACCACGACGACCGACAGTGCGCCGAGCGCGATGAGCCGCTGCAGTCGCGGTTTGCGGCCGGCGAACAGCGACGCGGCGGCGCCGAGAGTCGGGATCAGTACGGGCAGCGGTGTCAGCACCGCGGAGAGGCTCATCGCGAACCCTCATGTCCGGGAAGGGCATCCAACTCGTCGGGCGCGTCGGTGTCGCGGGCCCGATCGGGTTGGGGACGGTCCTCGTCGATGGCCACCGCGTCTTTGGCGGCGATCTCCGAGACCTTGGCGTCTTCGGGATCGTCACCGACTTCCTCGTCGGTGGTCAGCCGGTACGTCCGGTACGTCATCGCCAGCACGAACGCGGCGATGCCCATGGTGATGACGATCGCCGTGAGGATCATGCCTTGCGCCAAGGGATCCGCGGTGTTGGTCTGGCCCTCGCTGGTGCGTCCGCGGATCGGGGGGTTCCCGGAGGGGCCACCGACGGTCAGGATCAGCAGGTTGATGGCGTTGCTGATCAGCAGCAGCCCCAGCAACATTCGCGTCAGGTTCCGTTCGAGCAACAGATAGACCCCAGTGCTGGTCAGTCCACCGATCATGATGAGTGGCACGAGATAGGTGGTCATGGCGTCTTCACCACCTCACGCTGCTTGCCCATCTCGACGTCGATGCGGGCGCCGAGGCTGCGCAGCACATCGAGCACGAGTCCGACGACGATCAGGTAGACGCCGGCATCGAAGAACAATGCCGTGACGAACTTGACCGTTCCGAGCACCGGCACGTCGACCTCTATCAGGGCTGAGGAGAGCACCGGCGCGCCCAGCAGCAGCGAGGCGGTTGCGGTGCCCGCGGACAGCAGCAGCCCGGCGCCTAGGATCTTGCCCGCATCCAGTGGCAGCGTCTCGCCCAGCTCGTAGCGGCCGCCCGCGAGATAGCGCAGCACCAGGGCGAGGCCGGCGGTCAGTCCACCCGCGAAACCGCCACCGGGCGTGTTGTGCCCGGCGAAGAAGAAGTACGCCGACAGCACCATGATGAGGGGGAAGATGATGCGCGTCGCCACCTCCAGCACGAGTGATCGGTGTCTGGGGTCGCGAAGCTCGCTGCCGCGTAGCCACGTGACGTCGCCGACCGCCGGGCTGTGCGTCGTCACCGGCAGCCATCCGATGTCGGGCTGCCCGGCGTCGGCAACCCGCGGCGCGGCGCCGAAACGCTGATGCCGGAACACCATCGACGCCACACCGGTGGCGGCGACCAACAGCACCATGATCTCGGCCATCGTGTCCCACGCCCGGATGTCGACGAGCAACACGTTGACGGTGTTGGCGCCGTGACCGCGGAAATATGCCGCATCGGGCAGTAATTCGGCGATCGGTGTGCCCGTGCGGGCGGCCATCGCGTAGACCGCCAGGGTGGTGACCGTCCCGCCGACCGCGATCGCGAGCGCCGCCCGGGCCCACCGGAACCGGTTGATGTGAGTGCGGTCGGCCTCGGCGGGCAGCGCGCGCAGCACCAGCACGAAGATGACCAGCATCAGCGTCTCGACCAGGAATTGCGTCAACGCCAGATCGGGCGCGCCGTGGAACGCGAAGATGGCGCCGCATCCATAGCCGGTCACCCCGACCAGCAGGACCGCCGCCAAGCGGTTACGCATGACTGTCGCCCCGAGTGCGGCCGCGAGCACGATGACCCCCACCACGATCTGAACGGGTGAGCCTCTGAACGCGAGGTCCGGGCGATCGCGCGCGCCCAGCGCCAGCACGACGATGGGCACGAGTACCAGGGTGGACAGGATCACCGACTGTGTCGCCGGGATCGAACCGCGCTGGGTGACCGCGGTGAGCCGGATCGACAGGATGTCCAAGCCGCGGACGAACGCGTCGTAGATCTTGTCGGCGTTGCCCAGGGGCTCCCGCACGGTACGGATGCGGCGCAGCCGGGACCGGCCGAAGAACACCGCGGCGCCGACCCCGAGGACGAGCACGGACAACAGCAGCGGCACGCCGAGCCCGTGCCACAGCGCGAGGTCGTAGTCCGCGCCGCCGGGCACCGTGTCCGCGTAACTGTCCAACACGGAGTCCAGCTCCGTCGGCCACACCCCGAACAGCAGTCCAGCCGCGGCCAGCAGTGCGGGCGGAATCATGAAAGTGATTTCAGGACTGTGCATTTCGGAAACGCGGGTGCTGGGCTCCGGTCGACCCTTACGACCGAACGCGCCGAACAGGAAGCGCAGGCTGTAGATGGTGGTGAACACTGAGCCAAGGACGATGCCCGCAAGGACGAACGGTGCGGCCGAGCCGAGCACCGGACTGTGCAGCACGGTTTCGAAGTCGGCCTCCTTGGCCACGAAGCCGAGGAACGGTGGCAGGGCCGCCATGCTCGCGGTGGCGGCGACCGCGATGATGAGCAGTCCTCTGCTGCGGTCGCCCAGCCAGGCGAGTCTGCGGATGTCGCGGGTGCCCGTGGCGTGGTCGATGACCCCGACGACCATGAACAGCGACGCCTTGAACATTGCGTGTGCGCACAGCATCGCCAACCCGGCCAGCATCATGTCGCTGCCGCCGGAACCCACCATGACGGTGATCAGGCCGAGCTGGCTGACCGTGCCGAACGCGAGGATGAGCTTGAGGTCGTACTCCCGCACCGCCCGCCAGCCGGCCAACAGCATCGTGAGGATGCCGAGAGTGAGGACGATGGGACGCCACGGCGGGGAATCCGCGAAGCCCGGTGTCATGCGGGCCAGTAGGTAGACGCCGGCCTTGACCATGGCCGCTGCGTGCAGATACGCGCTGACCGGGGTCGGGGCGGCCATCGCACCCGGTAGCCAGAAGTGCATGGGGACGATCGCCGATTTGGACAGCGCGCCGATCAGGATGAGCACGACGGCAACCGAAGCCGCGACGCCCGTCGGTGGCGAGGCGACCAACTCCGAGAGCAGATAGGTGCCTGCCAGGTTCCCGAGCACGATGATGCCGACGAGCATCGCGAGCCCGCCGAACGTCGTCACCAGCAACGCCTGCGTGGCGGCGCGGCGGCTGGTGGCGCGCTCGGCGTAGTGGCCGACGAGCAGAAACGACAACACCGTGGTCAGTTCCCAGAACACGTAGAGCAGCAGCATGTTGTCGCTGGTCACCAGGCCGAACATGGCGCCGGAGAACGCGACCAGCTCGGCCGCGAAGCTGGGCAGCCGCTTCTCGGTGTGCCCGTCGTGGTGCTCGAAGTAATCGGCGCAATAAAAGAGCACCAGGGCGCCGATCGCCAGCACGAGCACGCTCATGATCGCCGCCAGCGAATCGAACCGCAGCGCGATGTTCATCGACAGCTCGGGCACCCACGGCACGTCGACCGTCGCGGCTTCACCGGGCGCGGGCCAGTTGGTCACGACCCAGATCAGCGAACCCAGCGGCACCAGCGACAGCGGGTAGAAGGCCATCCGTCCCCAGCGGTGCACGAGTAGGGGTGCCAGCGCAGTAGCGACCGCGTGGGCGATGAGGATGGCGAGCAAAGGCACTCCGGATAGCGGGGTGTCAGCCGGGTTAGGGCTCGGGCTTAACGGCCAGTCTACGTGGGCCGATGCAGCTACCATCCGGCTGATGGACACCGTGGATGTGGTGGTGGTCGGGGCCGGACCCACCGGTCTGATGCTGGCCTGCGAACTCGCCCTCGCGGGCGTGGCCGTCCGGGTTCTCGAGGAACGTGCCTCGGCACCGAACATCACCAGGGCCTTCGCCGTGCACGCTCGTACGCTGGAACTGCTCGACGCGCGCGGGATGGCCGAGGCTCTGGTGCCACGCGGGGTGCAGGTCTTCGAGCTCGCTCCGCCCGGCGGTACGACGGTCGACCTACGGGAGCTGCCCGGCAGGTACGCGATGCTGTTGATCGTCCCGCAGAGCGGCACCGAAGAGGTGCTCGAGACCCGCGTCGGCGAACTCGGTGTTCCCGTCGTGCGCGGGGCCGAAGTGGTCGGGCTGACCCAGGACGACGGTGGTGTCACAGTCGCGTGTGCCGACGGGGTGACGATCCGCGCGAAGTACGTGGTCGGCTGCGACGGTGCCCACAGCACCGTCCGCGGCCAGGTCGGCATCGACTTCGCGGGCAAGCAATACGAGACGCACATCCTGCTGGCCGACGTTGCGTTGACGCGCGCACCCTCCGACACCCTGACCGGGGTGACCAACGAGCGTGGTGTCGTGCTGATGATCCCGTTCGGCGATGGCTGGTTCCGCGCCATCGCATGGGATCGGTTGCGCGAACAGGCGCCGCTGACCGAATCGGTGACGCTGGACGAGATCCGCGATTCGTTCGTCCGCATCGCCGGTGAGGACTACGGCATGACCGAGATGAGGTGGAGTTCGCGGTTCCTGTCCGAACGGAGACAGGCGCGGCATTACCGGTCGGGCCGGGTGTTCATCGCAGGTGACGCCGCGCATGTGCATTCGCCGCTCGGCGGCCAGGGCATGAACACCGGCATCGGGGACGCGATGAACCTGGGCTGGAAGCTGGCGGCCGCGGTCAGTGGATCGGCGCCGACGTGGTTGTTGGATACGTATGAAGCCGAGCGGCATCCGGTCGGCGCGGCGGTGCTTCGCACCACCGACGCCTTCAACCAGGTGGTGCTCGGACGCTCGAAAGTGCAACGCATCGCACGCACTATCGTCATCGGAACGCTGACCCGGGTGCCCAAGACCAGGCGACTGATGCGCGAGTTCCTCAGCGGTATCGGAATCGCCTACCCGCGCAAGCGCGGCGACCACCGGTTGGTGGGCCGCCGGATGCCCGACGTCGACTGCGGCGGCGAGCGTGTCTACGAACTGTTGCGCGCGGGGAAGTTCGTGTTGATCACGGCGACGCCGGTGAACATCGGCTCCTCAGACATCGTGCACGTCGTCGGCAGGCATCCAGAGCTTCCCTCCGCCGTTCTGGTGCGGCCCGACAGCTACGTGGCCTGGGCCGACGAGCAGGTGCCGAGTGCCGCGGAACTTGTTGCAGCGGTGGATAACTGGACGACTCAGACGTAACGCGACGTTGTTGGCCCCGACGCGCTAGGCGAACCGGATCGGCACCGCGTGTCCGATGACGCCGATACCGGCGCCGAGGATCGGCCACACCGGCCAGAAGTACCAGGCGCCCGCTGTGAGACCGACTGCCAGCCACACCGTCAGCACGATGACGACCATCGCGACGTAGGCCGCGAAGTGGATCTGCACGCCGCGCCAGGCCGCTCTGCGGCGCGCCTGCCTACGCGCCGGGTCGTGGCGCCGGATGCGGTCCAGCGGCAGGTCTGCGACGAGTTCGTGCAGTTCGGCGGTGGTGTGAGCGGCGAATGTGGCCTGCAGGCGCGTCTCGTACTCGTCCAGTGCGAAATAACCCTGCGCGAGGGCTTGGCCCAGCAGGTTGGAAGTCTGTTCACGCTCGCGATCGCCGGCTCGAACGGTCAATGGCGCGGTCATCGTGGCCTCCCGAAGCTCATCTTGACAGTGTCTAGTTCTGGCCTCGACTATGCCCTCCGAACTAGCCACTGTCAAGATCTATTTGCCTGGGCACAGACGTCCGGATGGGAGAGGTGAATGTCCGACGCGGGCCGCTCATCGCGCCCACTATGGACACCTCACTTCCGATCAGTGAAAGAAGGCGGCCATGGCTGTCGACGAAGCGAAGTTGAACGAATTTCTCGGCAAGGCGGTGGGCGACCTCGGGGCCGCGATGAGTGCGACGCTGATTCTCGTCGGCGATCGACTCGGGCTGTATCGCGAGCTGGCGAAAGGCGCCGTGACGTCGTCCCAGCTGGCGGAACGCACCGGAACCGACGAGCGCTACATCCGAGAATGGCTCGGGAATCAGGGCGCAGGCGGATATGTGGAGTACGACCCCGCATCCGACGAGTGGTCGCTGAGTCCAGAGCAGGCGCTGTGCCTGACCGACCCGAACGGGCCGGTCGACATGCCCGGCGCGTACAACATCGTCGAGGCGACCTTCCACGCCCTCGAGCACACGCTCGAGAACTTCAGGTCTGGCCGCGGTATGGAGTGGGGAGATCATCACCCCTGCCTGTTCGAGGGAACGGAGCGCTTTTTTCGCGCGGGCTACAACTCGAACCTGATCGGCTCGTGGCTGCCGGCGCTCGACGGCGTCGTCGGAAAACTCGAGAGCGGGGCCAAGGTCGCCGATGTCGGATGCGGCCACGGTGCCAGCACCATCCTGATGGCGAAGTCCTTCCCCGAAACGGAGTTCGTCGGCTACGACTATCACGCCGAGTCGATCACGGTCGCCGCCGAAAAGGCCGCTGCCGCAGGCGTTACGAACGCGCGCTTCGAAGTCGCCGATGCCGTCGGCTACCAGGACAAGGGCTTCGATCTCATCGCGTTCTTCGACTGCCTCCACGACATGGCCGATCCGGTCGGCGTGTCGCGCCACGCGCGCGAGGCGATCAACGACGACGGCACCGTGATGCTCGTCGAGCCGTTCGCGAATGACCGGGTGGCCGACAATCTGAATCCGGTGGGTCGCGTCATGTACGGCGCGTCCACCCAGATCTGCGTGCCGGTTTCCCTGGCACGCAAAGGTCCGGCGCTGGGTGCCCAGGCAGGTGAAGCGCGGCTACGCGAAGTCGTGGTCGACGGTGGCGGGTTCACCCGTTTCCGCCGGGCGATCGAGACTCCGTTCAACCTCGTGCTCGAGGCCCGGCCGTAGGTCAGCGCGCGGCAGAGAACGCCCGCAGCGACTCGACCTGGACGGGGTCGAGCGACGGCCGCACGGTTTCGCGGGCCTTGGCCACGTCGTCGGCGGTGACCGCGGCGGCGTCGATGGAGCGCCGCATCGCCGTCAGTGCGGACTCCCGCAGCAACGCCACACAGTCGGCGGCACTGTAGCCCTCCAGCCCGGCGGCCAGCGCGTCGAGGTCGACGTCATCGGCCAGTGGCACGGATTTGCCTGCGGTGCGCAGGATCTCGCGACGCGCTTCTGCGTCGGGCGGTTCGACGAAGACAAGCTTTTCTAGCCGGCCGGGCCGCAACAACGCCGGGTCGATCAGGTCGGGCCGGTTCGTCGCACCGAGCACCACCACGTTGCGCAGTGGTTCGATGCCGTCGAGTTCGGTGAGTAGCGACGCCACGACCCGATCGGTCACACCGGAGTCGAAACTCTGGCCGCGCCGCGGCGCCAGCGCATCGAGTTCGTCGAGGAAGATCAGCGACGGCGCCGAGTCGCGCGCGCGTCGGAACAGGTCGCGGACCGCCTTCTCCGACGCGCCGACCCACTTGTCCATCAGCTCGGCGCCCTTCACGGCATGCACGCTCAGGCGACCCGAGCTGGCCAGCGCCCGCACCACGAAGGTCTTGCCGCAGCCGGGCGGGCCGTAGAGCAGGACGCCGCGCGGAGGCTCGACGCCGAGGCGCTCGAACGTCTCCGGATGCTGCAGTGGCCAGAGCACGGCCTCGGTGAGTGCCTGTTTGGTCTCGGCCATGTCGCCGACGTCCTCGAGCGTCACCGAACCGACCGACACCTCTTCGGACGCCGACCGCGACAGGGGCCGGATCACGCTCAGCGCGCCGGTCAGGTCGTCCTGGGTCAACGCGGGCGGTTCACCGTCGGTGCTGGCCCTGGCCGCGGCCCGGAGTGCGGCCTCGCGCACCAGCGCGCACAGGTCGGCGACGACGAAACCCGGCGTACGGTCGGCTATTTCGGTCAGGGCGAGATCACCGGCGGGCACGTCCCGCAGTAGCACCTCCAGCAGCTGCTTGCGGATGGCGCCGTCGGGCAGGCTCAAGCCGAGCTCGCGGTCGCAGAGGTCGGGTGCACGCAGGCGTGGATCGACGTTGTCGGGTAGCGCGGACGTGGCCACGAATGCCACGCCGCGGGTGGCGACGGCGTTGCGCAACTCGGTGAGGATCAGTGTCGCAACGGGTTCGGCGGGTGAGGGGAGCAGCGCGTCGATGTCGGTGATGAGCAGGACGCCGCCGCCGTCACGGACGGTCGATACCGCAGCCGCAACACGGGTGAGCCGGTCCTCGGCGCGTAGTGCCCCGACCTCGGGTCCGTCCAGCTCGACGAGACGCCGGTCGGTGCAGACCGTCCGCACCATGGTCGCCTTTCCGACGCCCGCCGGCCCGGAGACGAGCACGCCGAGATTGGCTGTCGCGCCCAGTGTTTCGAGGAGCTGCGGTTGGTCGAGGGCGAGCTTGAGCCACTCGATCAGCCGCGACGCCTGGGCGTGTGCGCCCTTGAGGTCGTCGAAACTGACGGTGCTCGCCGTCGACTCCTTGGCAGCGGTGACGGTCGGTTGCCCCGACGATGCGGGTATGGACGGAGTCACCCCGTCGCCCCAGCTGACGAGCGAATTGGGCTGGACGCTCACAGGTCCCACGGGATCGACACCAGTCACCGTCAGCA contains:
- a CDS encoding Na+/H+ antiporter subunit A, which gives rise to MLAILIAHAVATALAPLLVHRWGRMAFYPLSLVPLGSLIWVVTNWPAPGEAATVDVPWVPELSMNIALRFDSLAAIMSVLVLAIGALVLFYCADYFEHHDGHTEKRLPSFAAELVAFSGAMFGLVTSDNMLLLYVFWELTTVLSFLLVGHYAERATSRRAATQALLVTTFGGLAMLVGIIVLGNLAGTYLLSELVASPPTGVAASVAVVLILIGALSKSAIVPMHFWLPGAMAAPTPVSAYLHAAAMVKAGVYLLARMTPGFADSPPWRPIVLTLGILTMLLAGWRAVREYDLKLILAFGTVSQLGLITVMVGSGGSDMMLAGLAMLCAHAMFKASLFMVVGVIDHATGTRDIRRLAWLGDRSRGLLIIAVAATASMAALPPFLGFVAKEADFETVLHSPVLGSAAPFVLAGIVLGSVFTTIYSLRFLFGAFGRKGRPEPSTRVSEMHSPEITFMIPPALLAAAGLLFGVWPTELDSVLDSYADTVPGGADYDLALWHGLGVPLLLSVLVLGVGAAVFFGRSRLRRIRTVREPLGNADKIYDAFVRGLDILSIRLTAVTQRGSIPATQSVILSTLVLVPIVVLALGARDRPDLAFRGSPVQIVVGVIVLAAALGATVMRNRLAAVLLVGVTGYGCGAIFAFHGAPDLALTQFLVETLMLVIFVLVLRALPAEADRTHINRFRWARAALAIAVGGTVTTLAVYAMAARTGTPIAELLPDAAYFRGHGANTVNVLLVDIRAWDTMAEIMVLLVAATGVASMVFRHQRFGAAPRVADAGQPDIGWLPVTTHSPAVGDVTWLRGSELRDPRHRSLVLEVATRIIFPLIMVLSAYFFFAGHNTPGGGFAGGLTAGLALVLRYLAGGRYELGETLPLDAGKILGAGLLLSAGTATASLLLGAPVLSSALIEVDVPVLGTVKFVTALFFDAGVYLIVVGLVLDVLRSLGARIDVEMGKQREVVKTP
- a CDS encoding FAD-dependent monooxygenase, which translates into the protein MDTVDVVVVGAGPTGLMLACELALAGVAVRVLEERASAPNITRAFAVHARTLELLDARGMAEALVPRGVQVFELAPPGGTTVDLRELPGRYAMLLIVPQSGTEEVLETRVGELGVPVVRGAEVVGLTQDDGGVTVACADGVTIRAKYVVGCDGAHSTVRGQVGIDFAGKQYETHILLADVALTRAPSDTLTGVTNERGVVLMIPFGDGWFRAIAWDRLREQAPLTESVTLDEIRDSFVRIAGEDYGMTEMRWSSRFLSERRQARHYRSGRVFIAGDAAHVHSPLGGQGMNTGIGDAMNLGWKLAAAVSGSAPTWLLDTYEAERHPVGAAVLRTTDAFNQVVLGRSKVQRIARTIVIGTLTRVPKTRRLMREFLSGIGIAYPRKRGDHRLVGRRMPDVDCGGERVYELLRAGKFVLITATPVNIGSSDIVHVVGRHPELPSAVLVRPDSYVAWADEQVPSAAELVAAVDNWTTQT
- a CDS encoding DUF1707 domain-containing protein — translated: MTAPLTVRAGDREREQTSNLLGQALAQGYFALDEYETRLQATFAAHTTAELHELVADLPLDRIRRHDPARRQARRRAAWRGVQIHFAAYVAMVVIVLTVWLAVGLTAGAWYFWPVWPILGAGIGVIGHAVPIRFA
- a CDS encoding class I SAM-dependent methyltransferase, giving the protein MAVDEAKLNEFLGKAVGDLGAAMSATLILVGDRLGLYRELAKGAVTSSQLAERTGTDERYIREWLGNQGAGGYVEYDPASDEWSLSPEQALCLTDPNGPVDMPGAYNIVEATFHALEHTLENFRSGRGMEWGDHHPCLFEGTERFFRAGYNSNLIGSWLPALDGVVGKLESGAKVADVGCGHGASTILMAKSFPETEFVGYDYHAESITVAAEKAAAAGVTNARFEVADAVGYQDKGFDLIAFFDCLHDMADPVGVSRHAREAINDDGTVMLVEPFANDRVADNLNPVGRVMYGASTQICVPVSLARKGPALGAQAGEARLREVVVDGGGFTRFRRAIETPFNLVLEARP
- a CDS encoding AAA family ATPase, producing MTGFDSGKSASDRPALKQQLTLTARLNNSALDTRRGVVRLHPEVIAALGIREWDAVSLTGSRTTAAVAAVAPPGTPTGTALLDDVTLSNAGVREDTTVLVAPVTVYGARSVTLSGSNLATRSISPATLRQALLGKVMTVGDTVSLLPRELGPDIPTSAATSALASSVGITWTSELLTVTGVDPVGPVSVQPNSLVSWGDGVTPSIPASSGQPTVTAAKESTASTVSFDDLKGAHAQASRLIEWLKLALDQPQLLETLGATANLGVLVSGPAGVGKATMVRTVCTDRRLVELDGPEVGALRAEDRLTRVAAAVSTVRDGGGVLLITDIDALLPSPAEPVATLILTELRNAVATRGVAFVATSALPDNVDPRLRAPDLCDRELGLSLPDGAIRKQLLEVLLRDVPAGDLALTEIADRTPGFVVADLCALVREAALRAAARASTDGEPPALTQDDLTGALSVIRPLSRSASEEVSVGSVTLEDVGDMAETKQALTEAVLWPLQHPETFERLGVEPPRGVLLYGPPGCGKTFVVRALASSGRLSVHAVKGAELMDKWVGASEKAVRDLFRRARDSAPSLIFLDELDALAPRRGQSFDSGVTDRVVASLLTELDGIEPLRNVVVLGATNRPDLIDPALLRPGRLEKLVFVEPPDAEARREILRTAGKSVPLADDVDLDALAAGLEGYSAADCVALLRESALTAMRRSIDAAAVTADDVAKARETVRPSLDPVQVESLRAFSAAR